The following proteins are encoded in a genomic region of Glycine soja cultivar W05 chromosome 17, ASM419377v2, whole genome shotgun sequence:
- the LOC114392933 gene encoding cell wall / vacuolar inhibitor of fructosidase 1-like: MRWSSLFVPSFLLHILLLSCILFTPTDSSDGDGDGDLVDQICKKTPFYDLCSSILHSNPLAPKSDPKGMALIMVNGILTNATDTLSYIEELIKQTSDEQLEQQLAFCAESYIPVVKYILPQAADAINQGRFGFASYCIVDAQKEVNACDKKFSGSTQAPLSDRNDIMQKLVDVAAAIIKLLLNG, encoded by the coding sequence ATGAGGTGGAGCTCACTCTTTGTGCCCTCttttctactccatattcttcttctatcttgcATTCTTTTCACACCAACTGATTCCTCTGATGGGGATGGGGATGGGGATTTGGTAGACCAAATATGCAAAAAAACACCCTTTTATGACCTTTGCAGCTCCATCTTACACTCAAATCCCTTAGCCCCCAAAAGTGATCCAAAGGGTATGGCCCTCATAATGGTCAATGGAATTCTGACAAATGCTACTGACACACTCAGTTACATTGAAGAGCTTATCAAGCAGACCTCAGATGAACAATTAGAGCAACAGTTGGCTTTCTGTGCTGAGTCATACATCCCAGTTGTGAAGTACATTCTCCCACAAGCAGCTGATGCCATAAACCAAGGTCGATTTGGGTTTGCCAGTTACTGCATAGTTGATGCTCAGAAGGAAGTAAATGCTTGCGACAAGAAATTCTCGGGCTCAACTCAAGCACCCTTAAGTGATAGAAATGACATTATGCAGAAGCTGGTGGATGTGGCTGCTGCCATAATTAAACTATTATTAAATGgctga
- the LOC114393486 gene encoding peroxidase 40-like has translation MAFLKQLVDLVQAILLLSLNIIAMQLVLLCLLILKLTPAFATTPNDAYGGDSSGCPLGTDIYQYTCPEAEAIIFSWVEQAVSQDSRMAASLLRLHFHDCFVNGCDASVLLDDTQDFVGEKTAGPNLNSLRGFEVIDQIKSELELVCPQTVSCADILATAARDSVLLSGGPIWEVQMGRKDGITASKNAANNNIPGPNSTVDVLVAKFENVGLTLKDMVALSGAHTIGKARCRTFRSRLQTSSNIDFVASLQQLCSGPDTVAHLDLATPATFDNQYFVNLLSGEGLLPSDQALVNGNDQTRQIVENYVENPLAFFEDFKLSMLKMGSLASPTQTNAQIRRNCRTIN, from the exons ATGGCTTTCCTGAAGCAGTTAGTGGATCTTGTCCAGGCCATT TTACTACTATCCCTAAATATAATAGCCATGCAATTAGTACTATTGTGTCTACTGATACTGAAGCTCACTCCAGCCTTTGCAACCACCCCGAATGATGCCTATGGTGGTGATAGTAGTGGCTGTCCATTAGGGACTGACATATACCAATACACTTGCCCTGAAGCTGAGGCCATCATATTCTCTTGGGTGGAGCAGGCAGTGTCTCAAGACTCAAGAATGGCAGCCTCACTTCTTAGGCTACATTTCCATGATTGCTTTGTTAAT GGTTGTGATGCTTCAGTCTTGCTAGATGACACACAGGACTTTGTTGGTGAGAAAACTGCGGGTCCAAATTTGAATTCCCTGAGAGGATTCGAAGTAATCGACCAAATCAAATCCGAACTGGAACTAGTCTGTCCACAGACTGTCTCTTGTGCTGACATACTCGCAACTGCTGCCAGAGATTCAGTTCTTCTG TCAGGAGGTCCAATTTGGGAGGTGCAAATGGGAAGGAAAGATGGCATTACTGCTAGCAAGAATGCAGCAAATAATAACATCCCAGGTCCAAACTCCACTGTTGATGTGCTCGTAGCTAAGTTCGAGAATGTAGGCCTTACACTTAAAGATATGGTTGCCCTTTCAG GTGCGCACACTATAGGGAAAGCTCGGTGCAGAACATTTAGGTCGCGCTTACAGACTAGTAGTAACATTGATTTCGTCGCATCATTGCAACAGTTGTGCTCAGGACCCGACACAGTTGCACATCTTGACCTGGCTACACCTGCTACGTttgataatcaatattttgtaaaTCTTCTATCTGGGGAGGGATTGCTCCCATCAGACCAGGCTCTTGTGAATGGCAATGATCAGACACGACAGATTGTCGAAAACTACGTGGAGAACCCATTAGCTTTCTTTGAGGACTTCAAACTTTCTATGTTGAAAATGGGAAGCTTGGCATCACCAACTCAAACTAACGCCCAGATTCGTAGGAACTGCCGAACTATTAACTAA
- the LOC114392276 gene encoding cell wall / vacuolar inhibitor of fructosidase 1-like: MKIMESLALIFYSTLVLATISVPATNSRIIHQKNNANLIEETCKQTPHHDLCIQYLSSDPRSTEADVTGLALIMVNVIKIKANNALDKIHQLLQKNPEPSQKEPLSSCAARYKAIVEADVAQAVASLQKGDPKFAEDGANDAAIEATTCENSFSAGKSPLTNHNNAMHDVATITAAIVRQLL; this comes from the coding sequence ATGAAAATTATGGAATCATTAGCTCTTATCTTCTACAGTACTCTTGTTTTAGCTACGATTTCAGTTCCAGCAACTAACTCCAGAATCATCCATCAAAAAAACAATGCCAATCTGATTGAAGAAACTTGCAAGCAGACACCCCATCACGACCTTTGCATCCAATACCTCTCCTCCGACCCTCGCAGCACCGAAGCAGATGTGACAGGGCTGGCACTTATTATGGTCAACGTAATCAAAATCAAAGCAAACAATGCATTGGACAAAATCCACCAACTGCTTCAGAAAAACCCTGAACCTAGTCAAAAGGAACCACTGAGTTCGTGTGCTGCTAGATACAAAGCAATTGTGGAAGCTGACGTGGCACAAGCCGTTGCGTCTCTGCAGAAAGGAGACCCCAAGTTCGCAGAAGATGGTGCCAATGATGCTGCTATTGAGGCCACCACTTGTGAGAACAGCTTCTCTGCTGGGAAATCGCCACTCACCAATCACAACAATGCTATGCACGATGTTGCAACCATAACTGCAGCTATAGTTAGACAATTGCTCTAG